In the Anastrepha obliqua isolate idAnaObli1 chromosome 1, idAnaObli1_1.0, whole genome shotgun sequence genome, one interval contains:
- the LOC129236466 gene encoding zinc finger MYM-type protein 4 isoform X1 yields MEEISSLDSFHTDAESSARPESEPPKLDEDTSRTSMGKAVDGDTTKDAEDGNNDEDFEQISDGSFEVDENSNGTSSGPPKDEGSSTQDKVASGEGDKGEDEDKEPDTAETKTQESTDFEEVDANVSGGGHNAATEESDMLGESDMTLPTPANELEAEPINKSVEAMEVDKPIVAEGGTETEAGADTQLHTPPGDVDMPSVSNSPAANEATLVASEDNNADKINEKSMEEENADVSAEQLDISMEALEDVETGNDDAKTPGEDNEYRTEPDGEAIEEGKDSKDEVDDTTNVGREDGKQPSMVDNESGIVEKVSQKAGGEEVEVEREDEPVENVQEPEDSDICLIPDDTESEVTEAEKEQAILARENAEKEDAEAEAEKEKERETEAIAAAEVVDAPTEKEASAAEGGDAEIGETIAEAQADPAGAEVADAGSGSNEEPRQNTAEEAVDAPDADEPLLEEMQTSTTETGSTPKIIIAWILSSMQKCIQCGTEKACGFRYKSPENDSLVYVCDQNCCDALLSANPGKYFIRRKKFLIEELSNEPKDPSSTETSGDGNVQGGIAEKDANSHMCLQCKEEKVCKYFFRQDDEQHYICSDICYNLLNSEEPEKFKLKRHSIRVRNIGATLTTAVASVGVSTPSSTTTTTGTKTKSPRDTGVVARTAAEAEAARLERNASFMRRCAECFNEVTLGDKNLLWETMDFCNEICLGKYQRTIGANCQTCHGEVPHPALGKYCVRFGFDIRQFCCAACLNEFKKGLKTCSCCQKDISSGSEGFLAPVGDKEQFKDFCSQACMRRYDSMCNPKKKLRNDTCAVCNNDKPVRVEIMLDGKEHNFCSNPCFSAFKFVSNIVADQCAMCSKYFERKGSESFTIYTERRTKVFCTRVCLNVYIIVNRRIVSCQWCKVKKYNFDMIYKQQDAQEILMCSLNCLTLYGVSINAFSRTVANCDNCSTSATPQYHLTMSDASMRNFCTYQCVMQFQSQFARAPLTLENDSPSTQQTTTVSQTGSNNSNVPFPTGLPKRVKLKMPQQPKQPIQIKLPSKTTPANKKGPTMPVISTVSSLASGETETMIGNVTVRRGRGRGRKMDSPPPIPQIPAPQVTVPTRGRPRKQIDYAASPSPPPIQLPPPVVKSVGKRGQSTSVSTHVEKGVGETRIIAVPPYPPAVRNVQTSCKPQTVTVGFQTTPNTTNTASQTGKDYSNKVLIPVPVPIYVPQPMYMYSAPFPVPIPIPLPIPVPIFIPTTRNSAQGILKEIKKIQDKMPADPFEAELLMMAEMVAEEKHESDSDSEDEVKTEPSLVPIQYNNDVQPVEVANNSYGEEVLQMALKMATGEYDQPAVDLESAMTASEITNPPPGMVGHDDSMSHMSAHHMQQQQPHHIMEAQRGGRGRKRGGVTSPVSPRSNNRSPVKRSRLDIEPAQPPPQPIQPVEKPDANMCLKYTFGVNAWKQWVMTKNADIEKSTTRRRPFKTELLQMTADELNYSLCLFVKEVRKPNGTEYAPDTIYYLVLGIQQYLYENGRIDNIFTDPYYERFTDCLDEVARKFSVLYNDSQYIVTRVEEEHLWECKQLGAHSPHVLLSTLMFFNTKHFNLTTVEEHMQLSFSHIMKHWKRSAQNAKMPGTRNVLLRFYPPQAGLDANPRKKKVYEQQENEENPLRCPVRLYEFYLSKCPESVKTRNDVFYLQPERSCVPDSPVWYSTQALSQESLQKMLHRVKMVKEINIALLTS; encoded by the exons ATGGAGGAAATCTCAAGTTTAGATTCTTTTCACACCGACGCTGAGTCAAGTGCAAGGCCTGAATCAGAGCCGCCCAAGTTAGACGAAGACACATCGCGAACATCAATGGGAAAAGCTGTCGATGGCGACACCACTAAGGACGCCGAAGATGGTAATAATGATGAAGATTTTGAGCAAATCTCCGACGGATCTTTTGAAGTAgatgaaaattcaaatggcacttCCTCGGGACCACCTAAAGATGAGGGAAGTAGCACACAAGATAAAGTGGCAAGTGGAGAAGGTGATAAGGGCGAGGATGAGGATAAAGAGCCTGATACAGCTGAAACCAAAACACAAGAATCTACAGATTTCGAGGAAGTGGATGCAAATGTGTCGGGTGGTGGACATAATGCAGCCACTGAAGAATCTGATATGTTAGGCGAGTCAGATATGACTTTGCCAACACCTGCTAATGAATTAGAAGCCGAGCCAATCAATAAATCAGTTGAAGCCATGGAAGTGGACAAACCAATAGTCGCTGAGGGCGGGACTGAAACAGAAGCGGGTGCAGACACCCAGTTGCACACCCCACCTGGCGATGTAGATATGCCATCAGTAAGCAATTCGCCTGCTGCTAATGAAGCAACACTTGTTGCCTCTGAAGATAATAATGCTGACAAGATTAATGAAAAGTCGATGGAAGAAGAAAACGCTGATGTTAGTGCCGAACAGCTTGACATCAGTATGGAAGCGCTGGAAGATGTTGAAACTGGTAATGATGATGCTAAAACACCAGGTGAAGATAATGAGTATAGAACTGAACCTGATGGTGAAGCTATTGAGGAGGGCAAAGATAGCAAAGACGAAGTTGATGATACCACCAACGTAGGACGTGAGGACGGTAAACAACCTAGTATGGTTGATAACGAATCTGGTATTGTGGAAAAAGTCTCTCAAAAAGCAGGGGGTGAAGAGGTTGAAGTTGAGCGAGAAGATG AACCAGTGGAGAATGTTCAAGAACCTGAGGATTCGGATATATGTCTCATACCAGACGATACCGAAAGCGAGGTTACTGAAGCGGAGAAAGAACAAGCCATATTGGCACGCGAAAATGCTGAAAAAGAAGATGCGGAGGCAGAAGCGGAGAAAGAAAAAGAACGGGAAACGGAGGCGATAGCAGCAGCCGAAGTTGTGGATGCACCTACCGAAAAAGAGGCATCAGCTGCCGAGGGTGGTGATGCCGAAATAGGCGAGACTATTG CCGAAGCTCAAGCTGATCCAGCTGGAGCTGAAGTCGCTGACGCTGGTAGTGGGAGCAACGAAG aacCACGACAAAATACAGCGGAAGAAGCAGTAGATGCACCCGACGCCGACGAACCCCTGCTGGAAGAAATGCAGACCAGCACAACTGAAACGGGATCAACACCGAAGATTATTATTGCTTGGATACTTTCATCCATGCAGAAGTGCATACAGTGTGGCACCGAAAAAGCATGTGGCTTTCGATATAAGAGCCCCGAAAATGACAGTCTTGTATATGTGTGCGACCAAAATTGTTGTGATGCTCTTTTGTCTGCTAATCCCGGCAAGTATTTCATACGTCGAAAAAAGTTTCTTATCGAGGAGTTAAGTAATGAACCAAAAGATCCCAGTTCAACCGAAACCTCTGGTGATGGCAATGTGCAAGGTGGTATAGCAGAGAAAGATGCAAATTCGCATATGTGTTTACAATGCAAGGAAGAGAAGGTCTGTAAATATTTCTTTCGTCAGGATGATGAGCAACACTATATCTGTAGTGATATTTGCTATAACTTGCTAAACTCAGAAGAAcctgaaaaattcaaattgaaacgCCATTCTATACGTGTGCGTAATATTGGAGCTACTTTGACAACAGCCGTTGCATCTGTAGGAGTTTCGACCCCTTCAagcacaaccacaacaacaggtACCAAGACAAAAAGTCCGCGTGATACGGGCGTTGTAGCTCGTACGGCAGCAGAAGCAGAGGCTGCACGTTTAGAGCGAAATGCCAGTTTTATGCGCCGTTGTGCAGAATGTTTCAATGAAGTGACGCTAGGGGACAAAAATTTGCTCTGGGAAACGATGGACTTTTGCAATGAGATATGCTTGGGCAAATATCAACGCACAATCGGTGCCAATTGTCAAACGTGCCACGGCGAAGTACCACATCCAGCGCTTGGCAAGTATTGTGTACGTTTCGGTTTCGACATACGTCAATTCTGCTGTGCTGCATGTCTCAACGAATTCAAAAAGGGCTTAAAAACTTGCTCCTGTTGTCAGAAGGACATTTCATCGGGTAGTGAGGGCTTTCTTGCGCCTGTGGGTGATAAGGAACAATTCAAAGATTTCTGTTCACAAGCCTGTATGCGTCGTTACGATAGCATGTGTAATCCCAAGAAGAAGCTTCGTAATGACACTTGTGCTGTGTGTAATAACGATAAGCCCGTGCGTGTCGAAATTATGTTGGATGGCAAGGaacataatttttgttcaaatccCTGCTTCTCTGCTTTTAAATTCGTAAGCAATATTGTGGCCGATCAGTGCGCCATGTGTTCAAAGTATTTTGAACGTAAAGGCTCCGAATCGTTTACCATTTATACAGAAAGACGGACTAAAGTATTCTGTACACGCGTTTGTCTCAATGTATACATAATTGTGAATCGGCGTATTGTGTCATGTCAGTGGTGCAAggtgaaaaaatacaatttcgaTATGATCTACAAACAGCAAGATGCTCAGGAAATACTAATGTGTTCCTTAAATTGCCTAACATTATATGGTGTATCTATTAATGCGTTTTCACGCACTGTTGCGAATTGTGACAATTGTAGTACTTCTGCTACACCGCAGTACCATCTCACCATGTCGGATGCTTCGATGCGTAATTTTTGCACATACCAGTGCGTTATGCAGTTTCAGAGTCAATTTGCACGAGCACCACTTACTTTGGAAAATGATTCACCGTCAACACAACAAACGACCACAGTGTCACAAACGGGATCTAATAATAGTAATGTACCATTTCCTACGGGGCTGCCGAAAAGGGTAAAACTGAAGATGCCGCAGCAGCCAAAGCAGCCAATACag ATTAAACTTCCTTCAAAAACAACACCAGCCAATAAAAAGGGTCCTACAATGCCTGTTATATCGACGGTGTCATCTTTAGCGAGCGGCGAAACCGAAACAATGATCGGTAACGTAACGGTACGTCgtggcagaggaagaggacGAAAGATGGATTCACCGCCACCTATCCCACAAATACCAGCCCCTCAAGTTACGGTACCCACTAGAGGGCGTCCAAGGAAACAAATAGACTATGCGGCTTCTCCGTCTCCACCTCCAATTCAACTACCACCACCAGTGGTGAAATCTGTTGGTAAGCGTGGGCAAAGTACTTCGGTTTCCACACATGTTGAAAAAGGTGTTGGCGAAACAAGAATTATTGCCGTTCCGCCATATCCACCAGCTGTTCGAAATGTTCAGACCAGTTGTAAGCCACAAACTGTGACGGTTGGATTCCAAACTACACCGAACACAACAAATACAGCATCGCAAACCGGCAAGGACTACTCTAACAAGGTTCTAATACCAGTCCCTGTGCCAATTTATGTGCCGCAACCAATGTATATGTATTCAGCACCATTTCCGGTGCCAATACCGATTCCATTGCCAATACCAGTACCCATATTCATACCAACTACGCGAAACTCGGCTCAGGGCATACTTAAGGAAATCAAGAAAATTCAAGATAAAATGCCTGCTGATCCATTTGAAGCGGAGTTGCTTATGATGGCAGAAATGGTTGCTGAGGAAAAACACGAGTCAGATTCAGATTCTGAAGATGAGGTGAAAACTGAACCCAGCTTGGTGCCCATACAGTACAATAATGATGTGCAACCAGTTGAAGTGGCGAATAATTCATATGGGGAAGAAGTATTGCAAATGGCATTAAAAATGGCAACTGGTGAATATGATCAACCTGCAGTTGATTTGGAATCAGCGATGACTGCAAGTGAAATCACAAATCCCCCACCAGGTATGGTGGGACACGACGACTCCATGAGCCATATGAGTGCTCATCATatgcagcaacaacagccaCACCATATAATGGAAGCGCAACG CGGTGGACGTGGCCGTAAACGTGGAGGTGTTACTTCTCCTGTATCACCACGCAGTAATAATCGTTCGCCGGTGAAACGTTCCCGACTGGATATAGAACCAGCTCAACCACCACCGCAACCCATACAGCCCGTGGAGAAACCTGACGCTAATATGTGTTTAAAATACACTTTTGGCGTGAATGCCTGGAAACAATGGGTAATGACGAAGAATGCCGACATCGAGAAGAGTACAACAAGGAGGCGGCCTTTTAAAACAGAGCTCTTGCAAATGACTGCCGATGAATTGAACTATTCGTTATGCTTGTTCGTGAAGGAGGTGCGAAAGCCGAACGGCACGGAGTATGCTCCAGATACTATATACTACTTGGTGTTAG GTATTCAACAATATCTGTATGAGAATGGGCGAATAGACAACATTTTTACAGATCCATACTACGAACGGTTTACGGACTGTCTAGATGAAGTGGCTCGCAAATTTTCTGTGCTCTATAACGATTCGC AGTACATTGTTACTCGCGTCGAAGAAGAACATTTGTGGGAGTGCAAACAACTTGGTGCACATTCCCCACATGTTCTGCTCAGTACGTTAATGTTCTTTAATACGAAACATTTCAATTTAACG acGGTAGAAGAGCATATGCAGCTATCATTCTCGCATATAATGAAACACTGGAAACGATCGGCACAAAATGCTAAAATGCCCGGTACAAGAAATGTGCTACTCCGTTTTTATCCGCCACAAGCTGGGCTTG ATGCTAATCCACGTAAGAAAAAGGTTTACGAACAGCAAGAGAACGAAGAGAATCCTTTGCGCTGTCCTGTCCGCCTTTACGAGTTTTATCTCTCTAAATG TCCGGAAAGTGTGAAAACGCGAAATGATGTATTTTATCTACAACCCGAACGTTCTTGTGTACCCGATTCACCTGTGTGGTACTCTACGCAAGCGCTTAGCCAAGAATCTTTACAAAAGATGTTGCATCGTGTCAAAATGGTTAAGGAGATCAACATTGCACTGCTGACGAGTTAA
- the LOC129236466 gene encoding zinc finger MYM-type protein 4 isoform X2: MEEISSLDSFHTDAESSARPESEPPKLDEDTSRTSMGKAVDGDTTKDAEDGNNDEDFEQISDGSFEVDENSNGTSSGPPKDEGSSTQDKVASGEGDKGEDEDKEPDTAETKTQESTDFEEVDANVSGGGHNAATEESDMLGESDMTLPTPANELEAEPINKSVEAMEVDKPIVAEGGTETEAGADTQLHTPPGDVDMPSVSNSPAANEATLVASEDNNADKINEKSMEEENADVSAEQLDISMEALEDVETGNDDAKTPGEDNEYRTEPDGEAIEEGKDSKDEVDDTTNVGREDGKQPSMVDNESGIVEKVSQKAGGEEVEVEREDEPVENVQEPEDSDICLIPDDTESEVTEAEKEQAILARENAEKEDAEAEAEKEKERETEAIAAAEVVDAPTEKEASAAEGGDAEIGETIEPRQNTAEEAVDAPDADEPLLEEMQTSTTETGSTPKIIIAWILSSMQKCIQCGTEKACGFRYKSPENDSLVYVCDQNCCDALLSANPGKYFIRRKKFLIEELSNEPKDPSSTETSGDGNVQGGIAEKDANSHMCLQCKEEKVCKYFFRQDDEQHYICSDICYNLLNSEEPEKFKLKRHSIRVRNIGATLTTAVASVGVSTPSSTTTTTGTKTKSPRDTGVVARTAAEAEAARLERNASFMRRCAECFNEVTLGDKNLLWETMDFCNEICLGKYQRTIGANCQTCHGEVPHPALGKYCVRFGFDIRQFCCAACLNEFKKGLKTCSCCQKDISSGSEGFLAPVGDKEQFKDFCSQACMRRYDSMCNPKKKLRNDTCAVCNNDKPVRVEIMLDGKEHNFCSNPCFSAFKFVSNIVADQCAMCSKYFERKGSESFTIYTERRTKVFCTRVCLNVYIIVNRRIVSCQWCKVKKYNFDMIYKQQDAQEILMCSLNCLTLYGVSINAFSRTVANCDNCSTSATPQYHLTMSDASMRNFCTYQCVMQFQSQFARAPLTLENDSPSTQQTTTVSQTGSNNSNVPFPTGLPKRVKLKMPQQPKQPIQIKLPSKTTPANKKGPTMPVISTVSSLASGETETMIGNVTVRRGRGRGRKMDSPPPIPQIPAPQVTVPTRGRPRKQIDYAASPSPPPIQLPPPVVKSVGKRGQSTSVSTHVEKGVGETRIIAVPPYPPAVRNVQTSCKPQTVTVGFQTTPNTTNTASQTGKDYSNKVLIPVPVPIYVPQPMYMYSAPFPVPIPIPLPIPVPIFIPTTRNSAQGILKEIKKIQDKMPADPFEAELLMMAEMVAEEKHESDSDSEDEVKTEPSLVPIQYNNDVQPVEVANNSYGEEVLQMALKMATGEYDQPAVDLESAMTASEITNPPPGMVGHDDSMSHMSAHHMQQQQPHHIMEAQRGGRGRKRGGVTSPVSPRSNNRSPVKRSRLDIEPAQPPPQPIQPVEKPDANMCLKYTFGVNAWKQWVMTKNADIEKSTTRRRPFKTELLQMTADELNYSLCLFVKEVRKPNGTEYAPDTIYYLVLGIQQYLYENGRIDNIFTDPYYERFTDCLDEVARKFSVLYNDSQYIVTRVEEEHLWECKQLGAHSPHVLLSTLMFFNTKHFNLTTVEEHMQLSFSHIMKHWKRSAQNAKMPGTRNVLLRFYPPQAGLDANPRKKKVYEQQENEENPLRCPVRLYEFYLSKCPESVKTRNDVFYLQPERSCVPDSPVWYSTQALSQESLQKMLHRVKMVKEINIALLTS; encoded by the exons ATGGAGGAAATCTCAAGTTTAGATTCTTTTCACACCGACGCTGAGTCAAGTGCAAGGCCTGAATCAGAGCCGCCCAAGTTAGACGAAGACACATCGCGAACATCAATGGGAAAAGCTGTCGATGGCGACACCACTAAGGACGCCGAAGATGGTAATAATGATGAAGATTTTGAGCAAATCTCCGACGGATCTTTTGAAGTAgatgaaaattcaaatggcacttCCTCGGGACCACCTAAAGATGAGGGAAGTAGCACACAAGATAAAGTGGCAAGTGGAGAAGGTGATAAGGGCGAGGATGAGGATAAAGAGCCTGATACAGCTGAAACCAAAACACAAGAATCTACAGATTTCGAGGAAGTGGATGCAAATGTGTCGGGTGGTGGACATAATGCAGCCACTGAAGAATCTGATATGTTAGGCGAGTCAGATATGACTTTGCCAACACCTGCTAATGAATTAGAAGCCGAGCCAATCAATAAATCAGTTGAAGCCATGGAAGTGGACAAACCAATAGTCGCTGAGGGCGGGACTGAAACAGAAGCGGGTGCAGACACCCAGTTGCACACCCCACCTGGCGATGTAGATATGCCATCAGTAAGCAATTCGCCTGCTGCTAATGAAGCAACACTTGTTGCCTCTGAAGATAATAATGCTGACAAGATTAATGAAAAGTCGATGGAAGAAGAAAACGCTGATGTTAGTGCCGAACAGCTTGACATCAGTATGGAAGCGCTGGAAGATGTTGAAACTGGTAATGATGATGCTAAAACACCAGGTGAAGATAATGAGTATAGAACTGAACCTGATGGTGAAGCTATTGAGGAGGGCAAAGATAGCAAAGACGAAGTTGATGATACCACCAACGTAGGACGTGAGGACGGTAAACAACCTAGTATGGTTGATAACGAATCTGGTATTGTGGAAAAAGTCTCTCAAAAAGCAGGGGGTGAAGAGGTTGAAGTTGAGCGAGAAGATG AACCAGTGGAGAATGTTCAAGAACCTGAGGATTCGGATATATGTCTCATACCAGACGATACCGAAAGCGAGGTTACTGAAGCGGAGAAAGAACAAGCCATATTGGCACGCGAAAATGCTGAAAAAGAAGATGCGGAGGCAGAAGCGGAGAAAGAAAAAGAACGGGAAACGGAGGCGATAGCAGCAGCCGAAGTTGTGGATGCACCTACCGAAAAAGAGGCATCAGCTGCCGAGGGTGGTGATGCCGAAATAGGCGAGACTATTG aacCACGACAAAATACAGCGGAAGAAGCAGTAGATGCACCCGACGCCGACGAACCCCTGCTGGAAGAAATGCAGACCAGCACAACTGAAACGGGATCAACACCGAAGATTATTATTGCTTGGATACTTTCATCCATGCAGAAGTGCATACAGTGTGGCACCGAAAAAGCATGTGGCTTTCGATATAAGAGCCCCGAAAATGACAGTCTTGTATATGTGTGCGACCAAAATTGTTGTGATGCTCTTTTGTCTGCTAATCCCGGCAAGTATTTCATACGTCGAAAAAAGTTTCTTATCGAGGAGTTAAGTAATGAACCAAAAGATCCCAGTTCAACCGAAACCTCTGGTGATGGCAATGTGCAAGGTGGTATAGCAGAGAAAGATGCAAATTCGCATATGTGTTTACAATGCAAGGAAGAGAAGGTCTGTAAATATTTCTTTCGTCAGGATGATGAGCAACACTATATCTGTAGTGATATTTGCTATAACTTGCTAAACTCAGAAGAAcctgaaaaattcaaattgaaacgCCATTCTATACGTGTGCGTAATATTGGAGCTACTTTGACAACAGCCGTTGCATCTGTAGGAGTTTCGACCCCTTCAagcacaaccacaacaacaggtACCAAGACAAAAAGTCCGCGTGATACGGGCGTTGTAGCTCGTACGGCAGCAGAAGCAGAGGCTGCACGTTTAGAGCGAAATGCCAGTTTTATGCGCCGTTGTGCAGAATGTTTCAATGAAGTGACGCTAGGGGACAAAAATTTGCTCTGGGAAACGATGGACTTTTGCAATGAGATATGCTTGGGCAAATATCAACGCACAATCGGTGCCAATTGTCAAACGTGCCACGGCGAAGTACCACATCCAGCGCTTGGCAAGTATTGTGTACGTTTCGGTTTCGACATACGTCAATTCTGCTGTGCTGCATGTCTCAACGAATTCAAAAAGGGCTTAAAAACTTGCTCCTGTTGTCAGAAGGACATTTCATCGGGTAGTGAGGGCTTTCTTGCGCCTGTGGGTGATAAGGAACAATTCAAAGATTTCTGTTCACAAGCCTGTATGCGTCGTTACGATAGCATGTGTAATCCCAAGAAGAAGCTTCGTAATGACACTTGTGCTGTGTGTAATAACGATAAGCCCGTGCGTGTCGAAATTATGTTGGATGGCAAGGaacataatttttgttcaaatccCTGCTTCTCTGCTTTTAAATTCGTAAGCAATATTGTGGCCGATCAGTGCGCCATGTGTTCAAAGTATTTTGAACGTAAAGGCTCCGAATCGTTTACCATTTATACAGAAAGACGGACTAAAGTATTCTGTACACGCGTTTGTCTCAATGTATACATAATTGTGAATCGGCGTATTGTGTCATGTCAGTGGTGCAAggtgaaaaaatacaatttcgaTATGATCTACAAACAGCAAGATGCTCAGGAAATACTAATGTGTTCCTTAAATTGCCTAACATTATATGGTGTATCTATTAATGCGTTTTCACGCACTGTTGCGAATTGTGACAATTGTAGTACTTCTGCTACACCGCAGTACCATCTCACCATGTCGGATGCTTCGATGCGTAATTTTTGCACATACCAGTGCGTTATGCAGTTTCAGAGTCAATTTGCACGAGCACCACTTACTTTGGAAAATGATTCACCGTCAACACAACAAACGACCACAGTGTCACAAACGGGATCTAATAATAGTAATGTACCATTTCCTACGGGGCTGCCGAAAAGGGTAAAACTGAAGATGCCGCAGCAGCCAAAGCAGCCAATACag ATTAAACTTCCTTCAAAAACAACACCAGCCAATAAAAAGGGTCCTACAATGCCTGTTATATCGACGGTGTCATCTTTAGCGAGCGGCGAAACCGAAACAATGATCGGTAACGTAACGGTACGTCgtggcagaggaagaggacGAAAGATGGATTCACCGCCACCTATCCCACAAATACCAGCCCCTCAAGTTACGGTACCCACTAGAGGGCGTCCAAGGAAACAAATAGACTATGCGGCTTCTCCGTCTCCACCTCCAATTCAACTACCACCACCAGTGGTGAAATCTGTTGGTAAGCGTGGGCAAAGTACTTCGGTTTCCACACATGTTGAAAAAGGTGTTGGCGAAACAAGAATTATTGCCGTTCCGCCATATCCACCAGCTGTTCGAAATGTTCAGACCAGTTGTAAGCCACAAACTGTGACGGTTGGATTCCAAACTACACCGAACACAACAAATACAGCATCGCAAACCGGCAAGGACTACTCTAACAAGGTTCTAATACCAGTCCCTGTGCCAATTTATGTGCCGCAACCAATGTATATGTATTCAGCACCATTTCCGGTGCCAATACCGATTCCATTGCCAATACCAGTACCCATATTCATACCAACTACGCGAAACTCGGCTCAGGGCATACTTAAGGAAATCAAGAAAATTCAAGATAAAATGCCTGCTGATCCATTTGAAGCGGAGTTGCTTATGATGGCAGAAATGGTTGCTGAGGAAAAACACGAGTCAGATTCAGATTCTGAAGATGAGGTGAAAACTGAACCCAGCTTGGTGCCCATACAGTACAATAATGATGTGCAACCAGTTGAAGTGGCGAATAATTCATATGGGGAAGAAGTATTGCAAATGGCATTAAAAATGGCAACTGGTGAATATGATCAACCTGCAGTTGATTTGGAATCAGCGATGACTGCAAGTGAAATCACAAATCCCCCACCAGGTATGGTGGGACACGACGACTCCATGAGCCATATGAGTGCTCATCATatgcagcaacaacagccaCACCATATAATGGAAGCGCAACG CGGTGGACGTGGCCGTAAACGTGGAGGTGTTACTTCTCCTGTATCACCACGCAGTAATAATCGTTCGCCGGTGAAACGTTCCCGACTGGATATAGAACCAGCTCAACCACCACCGCAACCCATACAGCCCGTGGAGAAACCTGACGCTAATATGTGTTTAAAATACACTTTTGGCGTGAATGCCTGGAAACAATGGGTAATGACGAAGAATGCCGACATCGAGAAGAGTACAACAAGGAGGCGGCCTTTTAAAACAGAGCTCTTGCAAATGACTGCCGATGAATTGAACTATTCGTTATGCTTGTTCGTGAAGGAGGTGCGAAAGCCGAACGGCACGGAGTATGCTCCAGATACTATATACTACTTGGTGTTAG GTATTCAACAATATCTGTATGAGAATGGGCGAATAGACAACATTTTTACAGATCCATACTACGAACGGTTTACGGACTGTCTAGATGAAGTGGCTCGCAAATTTTCTGTGCTCTATAACGATTCGC AGTACATTGTTACTCGCGTCGAAGAAGAACATTTGTGGGAGTGCAAACAACTTGGTGCACATTCCCCACATGTTCTGCTCAGTACGTTAATGTTCTTTAATACGAAACATTTCAATTTAACG acGGTAGAAGAGCATATGCAGCTATCATTCTCGCATATAATGAAACACTGGAAACGATCGGCACAAAATGCTAAAATGCCCGGTACAAGAAATGTGCTACTCCGTTTTTATCCGCCACAAGCTGGGCTTG ATGCTAATCCACGTAAGAAAAAGGTTTACGAACAGCAAGAGAACGAAGAGAATCCTTTGCGCTGTCCTGTCCGCCTTTACGAGTTTTATCTCTCTAAATG TCCGGAAAGTGTGAAAACGCGAAATGATGTATTTTATCTACAACCCGAACGTTCTTGTGTACCCGATTCACCTGTGTGGTACTCTACGCAAGCGCTTAGCCAAGAATCTTTACAAAAGATGTTGCATCGTGTCAAAATGGTTAAGGAGATCAACATTGCACTGCTGACGAGTTAA